Proteins found in one Campylobacter lari genomic segment:
- the serC gene encoding phosphoserine transaminase: protein MRVMNFSAGPSNLPDEVLKEAQEHLFDYHGKGFSIMEVSHRGKVFEEVHFEAIKMAKELYGVNDDYEVLLMQGGASLQFAMIPMNLYMGGVCEFANTGVWTKKAIKEAEILGVNTKIVASSQESEFDHIPQFEFSDNADYAYICSNNTIYGTQYKSYPKTKSPLIIDASSDFFSKKIDFSNVAMLFGGVQKNAGISGLACAFVRKDMIERSKNKNIPSMLKYSVYAENNSLFNTPATFAIYMFNLEMKWLLNQGGLDKINEQNIQKAKILYDMIDESNGFYKGHAKKEDRSLMNVSFNINHDRNLEPVFVKEAEENGMIGLKGHKILGGIRASIYNSISIEKVQKLSEFMKAFAKKHA from the coding sequence ATGAGAGTGATGAATTTTAGTGCAGGTCCTTCAAATCTGCCTGATGAGGTTTTAAAAGAAGCACAGGAGCATTTGTTTGATTATCATGGTAAAGGCTTTTCTATTATGGAAGTTTCTCATCGTGGAAAGGTTTTTGAAGAAGTGCATTTTGAAGCTATTAAAATGGCAAAAGAACTTTATGGTGTAAATGATGATTATGAAGTGCTTTTAATGCAAGGTGGAGCTAGTTTGCAATTTGCTATGATACCTATGAATTTATATATGGGTGGAGTTTGTGAATTTGCTAATACGGGAGTTTGGACTAAAAAGGCTATTAAAGAGGCTGAAATTTTAGGAGTAAATACAAAAATAGTAGCAAGTAGCCAAGAAAGTGAGTTTGATCATATCCCGCAATTTGAATTTAGCGATAATGCAGATTATGCTTATATATGCTCTAATAATACCATTTATGGAACCCAGTATAAAAGCTATCCAAAGACTAAAAGTCCTTTGATAATTGATGCTTCTAGTGATTTTTTCTCTAAAAAGATAGATTTTTCTAATGTTGCTATGCTTTTTGGTGGAGTACAAAAAAATGCAGGAATTTCAGGACTTGCTTGTGCATTTGTGCGTAAAGATATGATAGAGCGTAGTAAAAACAAAAATATACCTAGTATGTTAAAATACAGTGTTTATGCTGAAAATAATTCTTTATTCAATACACCTGCAACTTTTGCTATATATATGTTTAATCTTGAAATGAAATGGCTTTTAAATCAAGGTGGTTTAGATAAAATCAATGAGCAAAACATACAAAAGGCTAAAATTTTATACGATATGATTGATGAGAGTAATGGCTTTTATAAAGGTCATGCTAAAAAAGAGGATAGATCGCTAATGAATGTTAGTTTTAACATAAATCATGATAGAAACTTAGAACCAGTTTTTGTAAAAGAAGCTGAAGAAAATGGTATGATAGGTCTTAAAGGGCATAAAATTTTAGGCGGAATTCGCGCTAGTATTTATAATTCTATCAGCATTGAAAAGGTTCAAAAGTTAAGTGAATTTATGAAAGCTTTTGCTAAAAAACATGCTTGA